The Theileria equi strain WA chromosome 2 map unlocalized gcontig_1105316255037, whole genome shotgun sequence genomic sequence GTTTGGAAATTGAATCCATAGAGGTCAACAGAAATATATATGAATctttcattctttaaatAGTTTGTTTTGTTCAAACAATTTGGCGTACCGTTGTATCTCTGTTAATCCGAAGACTATACGTTCGGAGGTTACAACTCCGTGTCCGAgtaattttataaatcCATTTAATTTTCCTTCAATATCTGCATTCATTTTACTATTAGCAAAATAACAAACCAATCGCATATTCAAGAAAATTTTCTTCACTATCGTTTGCAAGAAATGGGCTGTCTTGGCAGGAAAAGGCGAGTAAACATGCGGCCTTTATGATACAGATTGCCACAAGTTCGTTTGGTGTATAATCAATACACATTTGCGTTTTGTAGCAATCTAGAATCAATATTTCAACCAAATCCTGCAACTTTTTGGCATATTCGTGGTGATCTGAAATTTCCAGAGATACCGCCATTACGAAAAACTTAACATATGCACCAATTAACTGAGTATTTTAAATGTGATACGTAATGAACTTACAGTGTGTGGCATTGGTATTGGACCGATAAAATAATCTAAAGCATGTAATAAATGTGTTTCATGCTCAATTATATGCGACTTCAATCTTGTAATCTCCTGCAACGGTATTAAAACATAGAGAAACTTacatctccattatcttGTAACATCCACGCAGAAACGGACATTTCCGGAGTCTTCCTGGAACTTTGGCTAACTATTATCTTGTAGAGTGTAGTACTTATATCAAATAACtttttggaagattttgtAGCTCcaatttcatcttccttatATTTCCATGCCAGCAAGACACACGCTGCACATGTTAAAAACTGCTCATCTCTCTTGAGAAATTTCTTGCGTTTTGAACTTGAAATTGCGATAGAATACTGTTTGGAATTTCTCCATTGTTTACTAGAGTTTT encodes the following:
- a CDS encoding hypothetical protein (encoded by transcript BEWA_040840A), which gives rise to MPFKKKLVDHDKVVKPKKKLKLGRGTIKIGPDDDKIVKVERASDAEVKEEVVETKNENVRVESNDSIKKSSLRDEVKDNIMNKLKFASELLQVPVAGELYEERCALKTAETIILFCHKLDLSFSTLLTALVYLQLYKNSSKQWRNSKQYSIAISSSKRKKFLKRDEQFLTCAACVLLAWKYKEDEIGATKSSKKLFDISTTLYKIIVSQSSRKTPEMSVSAWMLQDNGDEITRLKSHIIEHETHLLHALDYFIGPIPMPHTLIGAYVKFFVMAVSLEISDHHEYAKKLQDLVEILILDCYKTQMCIDYTPNELVAICIIKAACLLAFSCQDSPFLANDSEENFLEYAIGLLFC